The Coregonus clupeaformis isolate EN_2021a chromosome 27, ASM2061545v1, whole genome shotgun sequence genomic sequence atccaatttgctgagtagagtgtaggaggctattttgtaaatgacatcgccgaagtcaaggatcggtaggatagtcagttttacgagggcatgtttagcagcatgagtgaaggaggctttgttgcgaaataggaagccgattctagatttaactttggattggagatgcttatcatgtgtggcacaaatccaatacAAGTCAATAGTACCTATGTTAGCAATTTCAcgcatcatgtccaaatcatcctaaagtatcTCAAAATTgattgtgtaactcaatgatgttACTTATAGATTATTTGGATATGAACCGCGAAAATGCTAATATAGGCACCATTGACTTacaatggatttgtgccacaaatgttAAAAAGTAAGCATATGAAACACTGGCCAAGTAAACAAAACCGAAGCATgagttgctgtcataccttgtccattaACTGCTTACATGGTAAGGAAATCAAATGTAATtttggtgaactatccctttaacattgaGGGGGAGGTCACCCAATAGTAGGAATAGCACCATCTAGTGGccagaacctggtaatatcaggatgtaggatgggacaaaaacctacattttagtaatttagcagacactcttatccagagcaacttacagttagtgagtgcatacattattttttatactggcaccccgtgggaatcgaacccacaaccctggcgttgcaaatgccatgttctaccaactgagctacatgccggccattccctcccctaccctgggccaattgtgcgccgccccatgggtctcccggtcgcagccagctacgacagagcctggattcaaaccaggacctctagtggcacagcgatacagtgccttagaccactgcgccactcgggagacctaaCAACTTTAATGACTAATTTTTCTGAACAGTTTTAAAAAACATCAAATTCACTCAGTATACATTACATAGGATAGGAAACAATATTCCAAGCCGCAGCTCAATACTACTAGTCTGACATGgagaactgatactatatactcATTGTTAGGGTGGGATTGGTGTGGGGTGTGGGGGGTCCATGGGTCGCTTTTGACAATTTccttggattcctcatgtcttacccATGGTTAGAAAACAGTTTGGTCCAAATCaaatgttaggtactatatttgtTATATTAATCCTATacattaaaatggccaatttgggtgcaatcaattagcttaatttctcagagatcaaattatatttcaacaaaataatgctgcaggaatgctaatcttatctgtttctaactacagaaatgatttcagaacaatctgagatggtgagtgtcatggcttgctgaaatgacatgaaatgactcccgagtggcgcagtggtctaaggctgtgccactagagatcctggttcgagtccaggctctgtcgcagccggccgcaaccgggagacccatgggcggcgcacaattggtccagcgttgtccaaggtaggggagggtttgtccGGCAGGgctgtgggttcatttcccacagggggccagtatgaaaaaaataaacatatgcattcactaactgtaagtcgctctggataagagtgtctgctaaatgactaaaatgtaaatgacccaacagtaagttgagaccccgactgagtaaaaaaaaacatattaatTTTGGAGGGTTGGGGGCCCCCTAGCAgctgggggccctaagcgacagCTTATGTCGCCTATGCATGGGACCGGCCCTGCTCTCAGCTTCAGACCAAAACTCAATTTAAgcttcaaataaacctgccaggGACCCTGATCTACACATTTCTCTGTTCATCTGTTACCTTAAATGCAAACTTATTTAGTTAGTGCCAATAGCCTAGAGACATGCATCAGAGGGTACATGTCCTCTCTTTCCTATTTACAGTATTAGCATCAAGGCCATCACATCTCCTTTGACAGTATGTGTGGAGAGAATTGTGCAGAGACACGTGTAACGGTTTGTGATGGCATGTTTACAAACCAATAACCATAGTGATAATCAGGTAGGCTAATTATGTCCCAACCAATTTGTATAGTCTATGATGGCACCCACCAGACAAATGTTGTATACTATTGCCAGGCTCCCTGTATGTTACATTTACCATATTACTCGCTGTAAACGTAACCCACTTGAATGAGCCATTGTTTTCTTGCAGGACATCATGGCGCCAAGGCCTCCACTTGAAACCTTTCTTTCTTTTACCATGCTTACTCTACGATTGATTATGTCATTCAGAAGGCAAAAACATACCACAGGGATTGATTAGGGATTTTATGATGGTTACAGTAATGACTGTAGGTTATAGAGCTCATTTTCATATTTCCTTTATCTCATGTTTATCACAGTAACACAACACAAAACATTTGTAAGAGAAATTTGCTCATGTCCACCTTGCATTTTCATTCACTGCATAATGTTATGATGGACGCTCAATAAATGCAATGCATATATTTTTTAACTAAGTTGGGAGTACTTATGGAGAGAATTCGTCCTCCATATCATGCAATTGCGCTGTGGAGAAAATGCTGTTTGATCTTGGTCTTTCCCACAGTGGAGGAGCTTTTTAATGAGGAAAGGGAACGCATAATGGCACAATAAAAGACATCATCAAATGCACCTTCATTATTTCCATTGCATTAGGCCCAGTGACTGGCGTCAGCAAGTACTCTGTAAACACAGTCACACAAGTTGGTGAgcgtgtgagtgtatgtgtgcgtgtgtggggagGTTAAAGGTGTGCCCACttttatttgagcagtgagatAAAATCCTGTGTGTTTCTTTGTTTTGCCTTGTTGGCAATGCTTGTAGGGGGATCTGGCTCTGAAATAATATTATTACTTTTATCATGTTACTCAATAGATTTGTATCAGGTGACtggtacttttgaccaggttaTCGATTTTACATCCTCATACGTTTAGTAGATATACACAGAGTATATTTGGCTGTGAGATAAGCAAGACTCATTGTTCCAGAGGCTATATATGGTGGCTACATGGAACTATACATTTTCCCCCTTTTCACTTCTGCAGTGATTTACTGTTGAATCAGATGCAGTGTCATAGCTTTCAATAGAAATTACTAGACTTCTacaatcttagaaaaaaaggtgctatctagaacctaatagAGTTAtagcggctgtccccataggataaccctttgaataaccctttttttttggttccaggtagaaccgttttGGGTTTATGTAGAAACGGTTCCAGTAGAACCGGTTCTACATAAAAAAGGGtttatgtagaaccctttttgtttccaggtagaacccttttgggtttatGTAGAACCGGTTCTACataaacccaaaagggttctacctggaaacaaaacgggttctacctggaaacaaaaatAGTTCTATGGGGACaggcgaagaacccttttggaacccttttttctaagagtgtagagcaTCATCACATTCTAGTGATATGTGACTTGCTGTATGTTATACTCTCCCCACCAGGACTCActttaaaaaaacaacacacaGTGATAATAGAGCTTATTTAGGACTTTTAATAATCTGACAAGTAATCACACAAGGGACCAGCATTTGAAAACATGATATGTCACAATTGGAGGAATACTTCATTGCAAAAGGGAGAGCATAAAGTCTCACACTGACATACAGTAGTTACATTACCTCAGTAGTGGTTGGCCAGCAATACCGAATATTGAGTCATACAGTATTGCACAGTGGCCAGGGTCAATATGGTTTCGGTCATAATCTGTCAGCATACGACAGGTGTTCAGTAGACGAGTACATTCATTTATAATGTCATACATTTTCAATTCTGAAAGACTGTTAGCCTACAGTAAAGAGCCTCAGAGATAATGTATACAAAATGTGTCCACCAATAACAGTTATGTGATAAGTAAACAAGAACAACAGACACAATCATTTGAAGAAAGAAAAAAGCTCAATGGCTGGGCGTAATTTAATACCAGTTTGTTGTTGCCCTTTAAGGCTAAGAAGTCtcccccctaaaaaaaagaaaAGCTATTTCTAGTCAGTGCAAACATTTCCAATATTTGGGTAGAATTTATTTTACAGTTGAAGGGAACATGCTTTTAGCCTGGTCCCTCATTTCTCCCCCTCCTAGTTGATGATGTACGTTGGGGTATCAGTAACTTGTCCATCATGGGGATAACTATGTCATGACACCTCAGTGAGTTCTACTGTGTGGTTAGGGCTGGTTAGTGTGGGGGACAGAGGCCTGATGTGCACAAAGGATATGTTCCCACTGTCCTTCACCTCCATCAACTCTGTTGTAGTCTCAACCCCACTTTGGACCTCACATCCCATGTTGCATTGCTGCTGCTTGGGAGACACTGGGGCATCCCCTTTGTGGTGTTCTTTTTTGATGGAGCTGATTGGTGAAGGGTCTGACCGTGGTGGTGACCACTGGCAGGAGGCAGAGTAAGCCTCTTTCCCAGCTCTATGGGTCTCTATGGAGGACCGAGTGGGGCTGAGTTTGGGGCAGGGCTCCAGGGCATAACTGTTCACCATGGTGCCACACAAGCTGTCCACCATGCTGATGCGAGTAGAGGCACGCATGATACTGCTGCTGCCACCCAGCCCTCTGCCACCCCCTCCCCCAGCTCGATGCCCCTCCTGGTGCCCCAAAATGTGCTGTTGCAGGATCCTGCGGAAGGTGTGGCGGAACTCCCGGATGCGGTATGCGTAGATGAAGGGGTTGACCACGGAATTGGCGTGGGACAGGATGATGGAGATGTTCATCACCCAGATGTGCGGGCGACCACAGTCCTGGCAGAATAGGTTGAAGCAGTTGATGATGTGCAGGGGCAGCCAGCAGAGGGCAAACAGCCCCACGATGATGGCCAGAGACTTGGCTGCGTGGACCTCCTTCTGCAGGGTGGAGCGGGACGATGTGGATGACGAGCCTGCCCCAGGGGCGTGCATGTGAGCCAGCTTCAGGTCCATCAGTCTCAGCTGGCGTCGCGCTGCCATGAAGATGCGGGCGTAGATGGCCAGCATGGCCAGCAGGGGCACCAGCACACAGCCAAAGAAGTTGAAGTAGACCATGTAGTCCAGGGTGACCACACCCTCGAACAGGCACTCTGTCATGCCCTTGGGGCACGAGCTGCTGTTGGTGACATTGACACCAATGTTCCAGCCCAGCATGGGCGTGAGGCCGATGCCCACAGAGAGAACCCAGCACACTGTGATGATGCCCTTCGCTCTCCCAGCCGTCACAAGACTGTTATACCTAAAGGATCACATGAAAACACGAGAGGAATTAAGATAGCCATTTTATATTGTTACATGACACAGAAATGTTCCTTTATTCAAGCCCAGACATTCCCAGTCAAACTCAATAACAAAGCATGTTCACCTTTCCTGGACCCAACCAATGACTTCTACTTCCTGTAATCAGAGAGCTTAAAGAATGTATGGGACAGGCTTAAGAGGATAAAAATCCTTTATCCCGAGAACATACTAGTATCTGCATATATAGCAGTAACCTCTTGGGAAATTAGTCCATTGTTTGACAGACTCGACCAGTCCTGCCATACTAGGAGATGGAGCAGTGGATATCACCATATGTAGACTTAATAAAGCATTTCCTACCTGTATTGTGATTTAGGGAACATTGCACAAAAGCTTATCTATACTCTGATGTAACCCTTCTTGGCTTTGCTTGTTTCTGCCTCAGACATTAGACAAATGGAAATCAGTGTTGTCGTCATGAACAAAGTATCAGGCTATTATCAAGTTTAGCTGTCTGTATTCTTCCATTGGCCATGTCTAAACCAGAGTTCATAATGTACAACAGGGTGGAAATCTCAAAGGGCAGCGCCACAGGCACAGCACCCTGTTGTTTGTGGTTATGGGGGTGgcgatatttaagaccaaccaaaagctggttttagcggTAACACAGTTGGTTATGGAATTAATTTTGACAACGGAAACAGCCTATCCAGCTGTGACGCACACTGGGCATATGCGTATGGAACAGTAGCctaatgtgcttttggtgcctgtatacttcgtatttagaaacataaaaacgAAAGTTTTTTCCCATTTCGTTTTATTTGATTAGAATCCAAGCAAAGCCTCCCCCCTCTCAATTAAGGCTTTTCTTTGTCTGCCCAATGCAATAGCGAAGTAGTCAAGACTGTCtataaagggtttggctcctgagaccgcttggaaataaatcttaatcaccaaagctttattaaaatataaagtttgagaggagtaaaacagtgagctgacattccctttttatctatgcattgtaggcaagcccacattattttagccatgccGGTCCCGTTTTGGATGTGCATAAAAACCTCCATAGTCTGCGTTGTTATAATATTATATGCCCACGGGGAGAaattatggtgcctgtaagtgtgacatagcctatttaaaacaagttgttgtttagttaatttatttatatttttatagaATGGCAGGAaataacccttaacccttaacatATGTTCAAAGTTACATATTTGTCCCTTATGCAAGCTTGAGTGCCTTATTAACCTAACATTACATAGCATCCTAATAAACTAGCTATCTAGACTTTTATTGCGGGCAATTTGTTGCAGTTAATGTTCCTAATGACTGGTGTTGAGCAGATAACAGGCAGGATTATCTACCTGCCATCACACCCTGACTGAGAGCTGGAAAACAGAAAAAcaccaagctctctctctctctctctctctctctctctctctgtaaaccaAATAGTGCCAGAAGCACTCTTGACAGGCTCTGGGTTCAGCGACCGTAAAACGTTTTTGTCACATTCTCTCTCAAAGATAAAGTACTTTTAGTCCTAACTTGGCTGTTAGTCAACATTGTAGGGTCATTGCAGTTGTAAAGGACTTcatgctgcttgcttagcgagaaCCGCTTCCTACTGATTCAGCTCATACGGAGGCTCCAACCCAGGACTTCT encodes the following:
- the LOC121541610 gene encoding adenosine receptor A2b — its product is MLNNASLVYIALELVIACLAVTGNILVCWAVCLNSTLQSITNYFVVSLAVADIAVGLLAIPFAITISTGFCANFHGCLFIACFVLVLTQSSIFSLLAIAVDRYIAIKSPLRYNSLVTAGRAKGIITVCWVLSVGIGLTPMLGWNIGVNVTNSSSCPKGMTECLFEGVVTLDYMVYFNFFGCVLVPLLAMLAIYARIFMAARRQLRLMDLKLAHMHAPGAGSSSTSSRSTLQKEVHAAKSLAIIVGLFALCWLPLHIINCFNLFCQDCGRPHIWVMNISIILSHANSVVNPFIYAYRIREFRHTFRRILQQHILGHQEGHRAGGGGGRGLGGSSSIMRASTRISMVDSLCGTMVNSYALEPCPKLSPTRSSIETHRAGKEAYSASCQWSPPRSDPSPISSIKKEHHKGDAPVSPKQQQCNMGCEVQSGVETTTELMEVKDSGNISFVHIRPLSPTLTSPNHTVELTEVS